Proteins co-encoded in one Dyella japonica A8 genomic window:
- a CDS encoding efflux RND transporter periplasmic adaptor subunit yields the protein MQRTSRRKYIVLATGIIVAIAAAQMFRGSERAKAKTPAVAPSSVPVKVASAHRGDLDLTLKVIGRAEAFSTVNVQARVSGQLQALSFVPGGQVKQGATIVRIDQSLLQAQLDQAEGNLAKDQAQLDNANTIIRRYQPLLGKGYVSQMDYDTYKANQGIYTAAVKADKAAVELARTQLGYAQIQAPFDSIAGAPLVYPGAQVTANDTSIVVLNQIRPIHVTFSVPETGLDGIKASMARGKVPVKVNIPGAKAAPMDAELDFINNAVDATTSTIQLKARYANDDLRLTPGQFVEVSLPTTRLANVVTVPVVALQNSPLGSFVFVANADGTVQQRVVTAGPTTGSQIVIEKGLDGHETVVTDGQLLLVDGTRIHIVKDNG from the coding sequence ATGCAGCGTACGTCTCGCAGGAAATACATCGTGCTCGCTACGGGCATCATCGTGGCCATCGCCGCCGCGCAGATGTTCCGTGGCAGCGAGCGCGCCAAGGCGAAGACGCCCGCCGTGGCGCCATCGTCCGTGCCGGTGAAGGTGGCCAGCGCGCATCGCGGCGATCTGGATCTCACCTTGAAGGTGATCGGTCGCGCCGAGGCATTCTCCACGGTCAACGTGCAGGCACGCGTCAGCGGGCAGTTGCAGGCGCTGTCGTTCGTGCCCGGTGGGCAGGTGAAGCAGGGTGCCACCATCGTCCGCATCGACCAGAGCCTGCTGCAGGCGCAGTTGGATCAGGCCGAAGGCAACCTCGCCAAGGACCAGGCGCAGCTCGACAACGCCAACACCATCATCCGGCGCTACCAGCCGCTGCTCGGCAAGGGCTATGTGTCGCAGATGGACTACGACACGTACAAGGCCAACCAGGGCATCTACACGGCGGCGGTGAAGGCGGACAAGGCAGCGGTTGAACTGGCGCGCACGCAGCTGGGCTATGCGCAGATCCAGGCGCCGTTCGACAGTATCGCCGGTGCGCCGCTGGTGTACCCGGGCGCGCAGGTCACGGCGAATGACACCTCCATCGTCGTGCTCAACCAGATCCGACCCATCCATGTGACCTTCTCGGTGCCGGAAACCGGGCTTGACGGCATCAAGGCCTCGATGGCGCGCGGCAAGGTGCCGGTCAAGGTGAACATCCCCGGCGCGAAAGCGGCACCGATGGATGCCGAGCTCGACTTCATCAACAACGCCGTCGACGCCACAACCAGCACCATCCAGCTCAAGGCGCGCTACGCCAATGACGACCTGCGCCTGACGCCCGGCCAGTTCGTCGAAGTGTCGTTGCCGACCACGCGCCTCGCCAACGTGGTGACCGTGCCGGTGGTGGCCCTGCAGAACTCGCCCCTGGGCAGCTTCGTGTTCGTCGCCAACGCCGACGGTACGGTGCAGCAGCGCGTGGTGACGGCCGGGCCCACCACGGGCTCGCAGATCGTCATCGAGAAGGGTCTGGATGGCCATGAAACCGTGGTGACCGACGGACAGTTGCTGCTCGTCGACGGCACCCGGATCCACATCGTGAAGGACAACGGCTGA